The nucleotide sequence GAACCGCCCCCGCCCATCACGTCCGGAGCCACGTCCGGGAAGGCGCCGTTGGCCAGCTGGTCGTCGTCGAGGTCCACCATCCACTTGGTGAGGAACGGCGCCGCGTCCATGGCGGCCGTCGAGGTTCGGGCGAAAAGCTGGGCATCTCCCGTCCAGCCGAGGCGCTCGTCCCGCTGGGCACAGCCGGTCGGGATCTCGATGTAGTTGTCGCGCTGCGTCCAGACGATGTTCTTCCAAAGCTTGTTCAGCACCGGGCTCGAGGACGCGAACCGACCGGCTTCCCGGCTGAACGAGCTGACGACGACGCCGCGAATGGCGTTCAATGAGGGCGTCCCTGGGTAGCCCGCGACTTCCACGTACCGGAACCCATGGTACGTGAAGCGCGGCTCCCAGGCTTCGGTCCCCACGCCCCGAAGAGTATAGGCATCGGTGGCGCGGGCGGTGCGCAGGTTGCCCGTGTAAGCCGTACCGTCGGGGCTAAGCAACTCCCCGAAGCGCAGCGTGACCTTCGCCCCCCTCGGGCCCTTGACGCGCAGCCGGACCCAGCCATCCATGTTCTGGCCCATGTCAAACACCCAGACGCCCGGTTTGGGCTGCGTGCGGCGGACGGGGGCAAGTTCCATCACTCGGCGCACCGGCTCTCCCGCATAAGCCGTCAGCGGCGCCGGCCAGGCTGGTCGCACCTCCACGCGCTTCCAGGCCGTATCGTGGAAGGAAGCCGTATCCCAGCCGGGCCGCGCAGTACGGGCGTCGTAGGTCTCGCCCATCAGGATGTCCGCCTCACGGATGGGCCCGTACGCTCCCCTCCATGCGGGGCCGGTGCCAACCGTCTGCCGCGAGCCATCCGCGTACTCCAGTTCCAACTGCGCGAGCAGGCGCGGACGCCCGACACCGTACAAGTCCCTTCGGCCAAACGCCACATACCCGCATGCCCAACCATCGGCGAGTACGGCCCCCAGCACGTTGCGGCCGCGTCCGATCAGCGCTGTCACGTCGTACGTCTGGTAGCTGAGCCGCTTGCGATAGTCGGTCCAACCGGGCGTGAAAGAGAAACCTCCGACCGCGTGTCCGTTCACTCGAGCCTCATAAAGGCCAAGCGCCGTGATGTACAAGGTTGCGCGCCGAACGGAACGGTCAACCTGAAAGCCGGTCCTGAGCAGCGGGGACGGCGGCAGGCGCAGCGCCGCTGGCTGGCCGGGGATGCCCCACGGGCCTTCGCCTACGGGCGCGACGACCGCCGCCCGGGGCCAGCCGGAATCGTCGAACCCGGCGTCGGTCCAGCCGGAAGGCGCCATGCGGGAGACCTTCCACGTCTCGTCTACGGGGATTTCGAGCGGTTGCCCTGATGAAAACGCGATGCTCAATCGGCCGAGCAGCCCCGCCTGGCTGGCATTGTTGGTCGCCTCGATGGCCAGCGTGTTCACGCCGGGCCGCAGCATAGGCTCGATGGAGAGCCTCTCCGGGTGGCTCCACAGGTCCCCGTGTCCGGCCACGCGCCCGTTCACGAACAGCCGGAATCTGTCATCGGCCGTGATGAGGAACCGGGCGGATTTGACCACTCGTCCCGCCGGCAGCGTGAAGCTGCCACGGAAGTAGCGTGTCTCGGCCGGGACATCGGAAAGCGCATCCTCGCCCGGCATCCAGACCCAGCGGAGGCCGGCGAACGGATTCGCCGGCCCGGGCTTCTCCGGCGGGGCCGGCGCGCTGATCCAGCGCGCCTTCCAGTCCGACGCCTTCAGGAGGCCCATCGTCCATTGCGCGGTCGCGCTCCATGGGGAGGGGCGGCGGTTGCGGTCCCAAGCCCGGACGGTCCAGAACGCCCTCTCCCGGCTCAGCAATGGACGCCCGCCGTAGGCAATGAGGACAGTCTCCGAGGAAGCCACGCGTCCCGAGTCCCAGAGGTCTCCCACGCCCCGCCGAAGGAGCGCCGGGCGGCTGGCGACCAGGATCCGGTACGCGGTCTGGACGTCGCCACGTCGCTCGGACGCCAGGGTCCATGTCAGCCGCGGCCGCGCGGAATCAAGGCCTTGAGGATTCGCGTGGTACTCGCATCTCAGGCTACTGACGATGAGACTGTGCGCCGGCACGCCGGCCGTAAGCCAGGTCAGTAAGACGGGGACAACCAGGTGGAGTTTCATGCGGGACAGCATCCTTTTCAGGTAGATCGGTTTCCGGTACGACAGCGGCAAGAGCCCGTGTTCATCGAGCAGCGACTCGCGGTCCGATTACATGATGGACAGCGCCGGCGCCCCGATCGCCACCTCGTTCTCTATCGTTGGCAACAAGCGATTCGCGGCGCCTGGGTGCGACGACGACGAGGCCGCCAATTCGTTGCGCCCAAGGATAATGGTGGACGCCAGTGAGGACGAAAAGCGGGAGATCAGGCACACTCAGGGTCAACGGATTGAGCCGCTTGACAAAAATCGGGTAGGCGGGGTCGTTACCG is from Armatimonadota bacterium and encodes:
- a CDS encoding family 78 glycoside hydrolase catalytic domain yields the protein MKLHLVVPVLLTWLTAGVPAHSLIVSSLRCEYHANPQGLDSARPRLTWTLASERRGDVQTAYRILVASRPALLRRGVGDLWDSGRVASSETVLIAYGGRPLLSRERAFWTVRAWDRNRRPSPWSATAQWTMGLLKASDWKARWISAPAPPEKPGPANPFAGLRWVWMPGEDALSDVPAETRYFRGSFTLPAGRVVKSARFLITADDRFRLFVNGRVAGHGDLWSHPERLSIEPMLRPGVNTLAIEATNNASQAGLLGRLSIAFSSGQPLEIPVDETWKVSRMAPSGWTDAGFDDSGWPRAAVVAPVGEGPWGIPGQPAALRLPPSPLLRTGFQVDRSVRRATLYITALGLYEARVNGHAVGGFSFTPGWTDYRKRLSYQTYDVTALIGRGRNVLGAVLADGWACGYVAFGRRDLYGVGRPRLLAQLELEYADGSRQTVGTGPAWRGAYGPIREADILMGETYDARTARPGWDTASFHDTAWKRVEVRPAWPAPLTAYAGEPVRRVMELAPVRRTQPKPGVWVFDMGQNMDGWVRLRVKGPRGAKVTLRFGELLSPDGTAYTGNLRTARATDAYTLRGVGTEAWEPRFTYHGFRYVEVAGYPGTPSLNAIRGVVVSSFSREAGRFASSSPVLNKLWKNIVWTQRDNYIEIPTGCAQRDERLGWTGDAQLFARTSTAAMDAAPFLTKWMVDLDDDQLANGAFPDVAPDVMGGGGSSGWSDAGLIIPWTVYQVYGDRDIIRRHWPAMQRWIAVQEKLSQGLLRPAAGYGDWLSAGENTPLDVISTAWFAHGASLMAKMARVIGRPEDALRYDALAARVRDAFVNAYVTADGRVKGESQTAYAMALAFDLLPVDRRARAVERLVADVQAHNGHLTTGFLGAGLLAPVLTRYGHAGLAARMVQQPTYPGWGYQIRQGATTLWERWDSWTPERGFADASMNSFNHFAFGSVGEWLIRGVGGLDTDPSQPGFRRIIVHPRIGTGVREAATAYDSVRGPVSVHWKAESGRFRLDVSIPVNTTAIVTVPAGRPADVTESGKPLSRIGVRAASSGRGETTVRIGSGTYHFVAVRR